The following proteins are encoded in a genomic region of Astatotilapia calliptera chromosome 22, fAstCal1.2, whole genome shotgun sequence:
- the LOC113015182 gene encoding LOW QUALITY PROTEIN: class I histocompatibility antigen, F10 alpha chain-like (The sequence of the model RefSeq protein was modified relative to this genomic sequence to represent the inferred CDS: substituted 1 base at 1 genomic stop codon) — protein MKAFIFFLLLGIQGAAAVTHSLKYFLTGSSQVPNFPEFVVVGMVDDVQIDYYDSNTEKAEPKQDWIAKNTDQQYWERETANCWGSQQSFKANIDTAKQRFNQTGGVHIVQRMYGCEWDEETGEVNGYRQDGYDGEDFISFDLKTETWVAPKQQAVMTKTKWDSNKALITQYKNYLTQICPEWLKKYVNYGRSSLMRTVRPSLSLLQKSSSSPVTCHATGFYPNRAEMVWKKDGVELHEGVNKGEILTNNDGTFQMSVDLDVSSVKPEDWHRYRCVFQLSGVNEDIVTRLDKSEIKTNKGKSDEGIFLIIPVVVAVVVLAAITVIAFIIYKKRTEKRPPSPVESQEQMLPQAXTTNSSAHSLELKEDVVQLILLHKLEFIDCSHHKICLKKNLKYSCRCWLIKKFENELANI, from the exons atgaaGGCCTTCATCTTCTTTCTTCTCCTGGGAATACAGGGGGCAGCAGCAG TGACCCACTCGCTGAAGTATTTCCTTACTGGATCCTCTCAAGTCCCAAACTTCCCAGAGTTTGTGGTTGTTGGGATGGTTGATGATGTTCAGATTGATTATTATGACAGCAACACGGAGAAAGCTGAGCCCAAACAGGACTGGATTGCCAAGAACACAGATCAGCAGTACTGGGAGAGAGAGACTGCAAACTGTTGGGGTTCCCAGCAGTCTTTCAAAGCCAACATTGACACTGCAAAGCAGCGCTTCAACCAAACTGGAG gTGTTCACATTGTCCAGCGGATGTACGGCTGTGAATGGGATGAAGAAACAGGTGAAGTGAATGGATATCGCCAAGACGGCTATGATGGAGAGGACTTCATAAGCTTTGACCTGAAGACAGAGACATGGGTCGCTCCAAAACAACAGGCTGTCATGACAAAGACGAAGTGGGACAGTAACAAAGCTTTGATCACACAGTATAAGAATTACCTCACCCAGATTTGTCCTGAGTGGCTGAAGAAGTATGTGAACTATGGGAGGAGCTCTCTGATGAGGACAG TTCGTCCCTCACTGTCTCTCCTCCAGAAGTCTTCCTCCTCTCCAGTCACCTGCCACGCTACAGGTTTCTATCCTAACAGAGCCGAGATGGTCTGGAAAAAAGATGGAGTGGAGCTTCATGAGGGTGTGAACAAAGGAGAGATTCTCACCAACAATGACGGGACCTTCCAGATGAGTGTTGACCTGGATGTATCATCAGTCAAACCTGAAGACTGGCACAGATACAGATGTGTGTTTCAGCTCTCTGGTGTGAACGAGGACATCGTCACCAGACTGGACAAATCAGAGATCAAAACCAACAAGGGTAAAAGTGATGAAG GaatcttcctgatcatccctgttgttgttgctgtggtcGTTCTTGCTGCCATCACTGTGATCGCATTCATTATTTACAAAAAGAGGACAG AGAAACGTCCCCCATCTC CTGTAGAGAGCCAGGAGCAAATGCTTCCTCAAGCCTAAACCACAAACAGCTCTGCACACA GTTTGGAGCTGAAAGAAGATGTGGTTCAGCTCATTCTTCTCCATAAACTAGAATTCATTGATTGTTCACATcataaaatctgtttaaaaaaaaatctaaaatatagTTGCAGATGCTGGTTAATCAAGAAGTTTGAAAATGAGCTGGCAAATATTTAA